The following are encoded together in the Capsulimonas corticalis genome:
- a CDS encoding GNAT family N-acetyltransferase: MLEIRQAAPSDWPAIWPIFQSVVADGATYAYDPDTTSDEALALWMSPAASTFVATHGGAVVGSYFLKPNQPGLGSHVANAAFMVSPAWSGHGAGRAMGEHALRTARARGYEAMQFNFVVSSNERAVSLWKSLGFATIGVIPKAYRHSRLGLVDAYIMHRFLNDILARDEAETV; the protein is encoded by the coding sequence GTGCTCGAAATACGACAGGCGGCCCCCTCGGATTGGCCGGCGATCTGGCCGATCTTTCAAAGCGTCGTCGCCGATGGCGCAACATACGCTTACGACCCAGACACGACATCCGATGAAGCGCTCGCGTTGTGGATGTCGCCCGCGGCGAGCACCTTCGTGGCGACGCACGGCGGCGCGGTCGTTGGAAGCTATTTCCTGAAGCCCAATCAGCCGGGGCTTGGAAGCCACGTCGCCAACGCCGCGTTCATGGTGTCGCCGGCCTGGTCCGGCCACGGCGCGGGCCGCGCCATGGGCGAGCATGCGCTGCGCACCGCGCGGGCGAGGGGATACGAGGCGATGCAGTTTAACTTCGTCGTCAGCTCCAACGAGCGCGCCGTGTCCCTCTGGAAATCGCTTGGCTTCGCCACGATCGGCGTCATTCCCAAAGCCTATCGCCACAGCCGCCTCGGCCTCGTCGACGCCTACATCATGCACCGGTTCTTGAACGATATTCTGGCGCGGGACGAAGCTGAGACGGTTTAG
- a CDS encoding Lrp/AsnC family transcriptional regulator: MERSRTMTMDATDIRILRLLQSNGRLSIEQVAQTVHLSRPAVHERVRRLEQTGAIRGYQAQIDWAAVGLPITAFVSVRTSISAAGVAIAIVALNAEYEDALVEDCHQIIGEWCLLVKIRAGSSRALQIILDRVRSLSGVQETMTTISLFATSEACLPGGEGAVPGEKS; encoded by the coding sequence ATGGAGCGATCAAGGACGATGACAATGGACGCCACGGATATCCGAATTCTCAGATTGCTGCAAAGCAACGGACGGCTCAGTATCGAGCAGGTCGCGCAGACAGTGCATCTTTCCCGTCCCGCCGTCCACGAGCGCGTGCGCCGCCTGGAGCAGACCGGCGCGATCCGAGGTTACCAGGCGCAGATCGACTGGGCCGCCGTCGGCCTTCCCATCACAGCGTTTGTTTCCGTCCGCACATCCATCTCCGCCGCCGGCGTCGCCATCGCCATCGTCGCCCTGAACGCCGAGTATGAAGACGCGCTGGTGGAAGACTGTCACCAGATCATCGGGGAATGGTGTCTGCTCGTGAAGATCCGCGCCGGATCGTCCCGGGCGTTACAGATCATCCTGGACCGGGTCCGAAGCTTATCGGGGGTCCAGGAGACGATGACGACCATCTCGCTCTTCGCCACCAGCGAAGCCTGCCTGCCGGGCGGCGAAGGCGCCGTCCCTGGAGAAAAATCGTGA
- a CDS encoding prepilin-type N-terminal cleavage/methylation domain-containing protein, giving the protein MLSTKPLRPRTRSEAFTLIELLVVIAIIAILAAILFPVFAKAREKARQTACLSNERQIGLAAMQYMQDNDGALYHHHEDYVLDDGTQVHDLPGAVSGCTGGGNGNSNAEKPWAIFFQPYLKSRDVIYCPDDPEPHSKQQAGSIQEYNGGITNLGDECSAAPNGEQCQAESNHWAMWSYLLNSIFTHKSCRYVKEGVLPGFATEAAISALPDENIIMFSERNSTALDAAANAPALGGFGYIPQDDYDTWPGEASLVRSGTAPPPYDKQGWIAYDRHSGGSNYIFFDGHVKWMRWGQARTYQFPDHVVRQPLTNPPS; this is encoded by the coding sequence ATGCTCTCGACCAAGCCACTTCGGCCTCGAACACGTTCCGAGGCATTTACTCTGATCGAGCTTCTCGTTGTCATCGCTATAATCGCAATTCTCGCCGCCATTCTCTTCCCAGTCTTCGCCAAGGCGCGCGAAAAGGCGCGGCAGACGGCGTGTCTTTCCAATGAGCGGCAGATCGGGTTAGCGGCCATGCAGTATATGCAGGACAACGACGGGGCGCTTTACCATCACCATGAAGACTACGTGCTCGATGATGGAACTCAGGTCCACGACCTGCCCGGCGCAGTGAGTGGATGCACGGGCGGCGGCAATGGGAACAGCAATGCGGAGAAGCCGTGGGCCATCTTCTTCCAGCCTTATTTGAAAAGCCGGGATGTGATCTACTGCCCCGACGATCCCGAGCCTCATTCGAAGCAGCAGGCGGGCAGTATTCAGGAATACAACGGCGGCATCACGAATCTTGGGGATGAGTGCAGCGCCGCTCCGAATGGAGAGCAGTGCCAGGCCGAGTCAAACCACTGGGCAATGTGGTCATATCTTCTGAACTCCATTTTTACGCACAAATCCTGTCGCTATGTCAAAGAAGGCGTGCTCCCCGGCTTTGCGACCGAGGCGGCCATCAGTGCGCTGCCCGATGAGAATATCATCATGTTCTCGGAGCGAAATTCGACGGCGCTGGACGCCGCCGCGAACGCTCCGGCTTTGGGGGGATTCGGTTATATTCCGCAGGACGATTACGATACCTGGCCAGGCGAGGCAAGCCTCGTGCGTTCGGGAACCGCGCCGCCTCCGTATGACAAACAAGGATGGATCGCGTACGATCGCCATAGCGGCGGCTCCAATTATATCTTCTTCGATGGTCACGTGAAATGGATGCGCTGGGGCCAGGCCAGAACCTATCAATTTCCCGATCATGTGGTCCGCCAGCCGCTTACCAATCCGCCGTCGTAA
- a CDS encoding helix-turn-helix domain-containing protein, whose product MSSNAETIAPTQHDVMMAAKASRQLSHFSNLHKSLQIQIQSEDNQESVALSPLIVQLLSRILNETASGHTVSIEPVESDMTTSEAADYLNVSRPYLTSLLQQGKLPFHLVGSHRRVRREDIADYKKRQKEASYAAMRELQAQAEELGMEN is encoded by the coding sequence ATGTCTTCAAACGCCGAAACGATTGCGCCAACACAACACGATGTAATGATGGCCGCCAAAGCCTCACGCCAATTGTCTCATTTCTCAAACCTGCATAAAAGCCTCCAGATACAAATCCAATCGGAAGATAATCAGGAGTCGGTCGCCTTATCGCCATTGATCGTCCAGCTGTTGTCGCGTATTTTGAATGAAACAGCGAGTGGACACACGGTGTCCATCGAGCCCGTAGAATCCGATATGACCACGTCCGAGGCGGCGGATTATCTCAACGTATCCCGGCCCTATTTGACCTCTCTCTTGCAGCAGGGCAAACTTCCGTTTCATCTTGTCGGAAGCCACCGGCGAGTTCGTCGGGAAGATATTGCCGATTATAAGAAACGCCAAAAGGAAGCATCTTACGCCGCAATGCGGGAATTACAGGCTCAGGCGGAAGAACTGGGCATGGAAAATTAG
- a CDS encoding extracellular solute-binding protein has protein sequence MDSIKVSRIVLFLIVIALAIGGYRWWSQSHSPSVALSAPAGAPPAPQSGGVLGKIKSLFQHSPQTSGAASSPGAGAPGDITVLTTATKAQWLDDEIAAFNSANAGKYHATRLPLLESRDAMQVMLAGKSQPTIWSPSSPVWIARFSEVWAQRNGSRVRIADMDDPQNYRVLLKSPLVVLTTHAKAPFLKSVFAGSAPWSTVRELSAGTRKAPWGKFRFAHADPLDASSGMLTMSLILGEYAQQHGQEGDMEQAAQSAAFTQYLIGVERGFLYDPNTVGSSALEKSFEANPSTRDFITAYESKALEATENDSNLTMVYPRPTAVAEQAAVVLNAPWVSDAQREGGQALLRFLASDESLKDGMKYHFRPAHSGGMALQEDSATGFQQSYSAIELPPYGALNDAANQWRVNVAHRGAQL, from the coding sequence ATGGACTCGATCAAGGTGAGCCGGATTGTTTTGTTTCTGATTGTGATCGCGCTGGCGATTGGGGGCTACCGCTGGTGGAGCCAGAGCCACTCCCCGTCCGTCGCGCTGAGCGCTCCGGCCGGAGCCCCGCCGGCTCCGCAAAGCGGCGGCGTGCTCGGCAAGATCAAGAGTCTATTCCAGCATTCCCCGCAAACCAGCGGCGCGGCCAGCTCGCCGGGCGCGGGCGCTCCGGGCGATATCACGGTGCTCACGACCGCGACCAAAGCGCAGTGGCTCGACGATGAGATCGCGGCCTTCAATAGCGCCAACGCCGGCAAATATCACGCCACGCGCCTGCCGCTGCTGGAGTCGCGCGACGCGATGCAGGTGATGCTCGCCGGCAAGTCGCAGCCGACGATCTGGAGCCCGAGCAGCCCGGTCTGGATCGCGCGATTCAGCGAAGTCTGGGCGCAGCGCAACGGCTCGCGCGTGCGCATCGCGGATATGGATGATCCCCAGAACTACCGCGTGCTCCTGAAATCCCCGCTCGTCGTGCTCACCACCCACGCCAAGGCGCCGTTTTTGAAATCCGTCTTCGCGGGATCCGCGCCGTGGTCGACGGTGCGCGAGCTCAGCGCGGGAACGCGCAAGGCGCCCTGGGGCAAGTTCCGCTTCGCCCACGCCGATCCGCTCGACGCCAGCAGCGGCATGCTGACCATGTCCCTGATCCTGGGAGAGTACGCCCAGCAGCACGGGCAGGAGGGCGACATGGAGCAGGCGGCGCAGAGCGCGGCCTTTACCCAGTATTTGATCGGCGTCGAACGCGGCTTCCTGTACGATCCCAACACGGTCGGCTCCAGCGCTCTGGAGAAGTCGTTTGAAGCAAATCCGTCCACGCGCGACTTTATCACCGCCTACGAAAGCAAGGCGCTGGAGGCGACGGAGAACGATTCGAATTTGACGATGGTCTACCCAAGGCCCACGGCGGTCGCCGAGCAGGCCGCCGTCGTCCTGAACGCGCCCTGGGTCTCCGACGCGCAGCGCGAAGGCGGACAGGCGCTGCTTCGCTTCCTGGCCAGCGACGAATCGCTAAAAGACGGCATGAAGTACCACTTCCGCCCGGCGCACTCGGGCGGAATGGCGCTGCAGGAAGATTCCGCGACCGGCTTCCAGCAGTCCTATTCGGCGATCGAGCTGCCGCCCTACGGGGCGCTGAACGACGCGGCCAACCAGTGGCGCGTCAACGTCGCCCATCGCGGCGCGCAGCTATGA
- a CDS encoding alpha/beta hydrolase: MTITNQMAPADPPAPTFDLWPATAPGEQSSSPGKISDDHGGNVLRLTDVTQPQLQLFPAEGKGPHPAVLVLPGGGYSILAIDLEGTEVAAWLNKLGFTVAVLTYRVPDKRDAAFQDGQRAISLLRARAKEFGIDPKHLGVLGFSAGGHLTARLATGYAARSYTPVDAADQQSDRPDFAALIYPAYLFDSATGLPAPEVKPHAGMPPIFLTQTLDDGYLTAPAYATALEQAGVPVHGAYYLKGGHGYGLRAPADQPVHGWADAAGAWLKEQIGKKR, translated from the coding sequence ATGACTATTACTAACCAAATGGCGCCGGCGGATCCGCCGGCGCCGACATTCGACCTCTGGCCCGCGACCGCGCCGGGCGAGCAGAGTTCTTCTCCAGGAAAAATCAGCGACGATCACGGCGGCAACGTGCTTCGCCTGACAGACGTCACCCAGCCCCAGCTTCAGCTTTTCCCGGCGGAGGGCAAAGGTCCCCACCCTGCGGTCCTCGTGCTCCCCGGCGGCGGATACAGCATCCTTGCGATCGACCTGGAGGGAACGGAAGTCGCCGCGTGGCTGAATAAGCTCGGCTTCACCGTCGCCGTCCTCACATATCGCGTGCCGGACAAGCGCGACGCGGCCTTTCAGGACGGCCAGCGCGCCATCTCCCTGCTGCGCGCCCGCGCCAAGGAGTTCGGGATCGATCCCAAGCACCTGGGCGTCCTCGGCTTTTCCGCCGGCGGACACCTCACCGCGCGCCTCGCCACGGGATACGCAGCGCGCTCCTACACGCCGGTCGACGCCGCCGACCAGCAAAGCGACCGCCCGGACTTCGCCGCCCTGATCTATCCGGCCTATCTCTTCGACAGCGCCACGGGCCTGCCCGCTCCCGAGGTCAAACCGCACGCCGGCATGCCGCCGATCTTCCTGACGCAAACACTCGACGACGGCTACCTCACCGCCCCCGCCTACGCGACGGCGCTGGAGCAAGCCGGCGTCCCCGTCCACGGCGCCTACTACCTCAAAGGCGGCCACGGCTACGGCCTGCGCGCCCCCGCCGACCAGCCCGTACACGGCTGGGCCGACGCCGCAGGGGCGTGGTTGAAGGAGCAGATCGGGAAGAAGCGGTGA
- the trxA gene encoding thioredoxin, with protein sequence MSKAADVTRENFENEVLGSDVPVLVDFWAPWCPPCRAIGPEIDAASEQLTGRAKIVKLNVDDEPEIESRYGVRTIPTLIIFKGGQPVDTIHGAVPRRMIVERIEAQIGA encoded by the coding sequence ATGAGTAAAGCCGCTGACGTTACGCGGGAGAATTTCGAGAACGAAGTGCTGGGATCGGATGTCCCGGTGCTGGTGGATTTCTGGGCGCCCTGGTGTCCGCCGTGCCGCGCGATCGGCCCGGAGATCGACGCCGCTTCCGAGCAGCTCACCGGACGCGCCAAGATCGTCAAGCTGAATGTGGACGACGAGCCGGAGATCGAATCCCGTTATGGCGTGCGCACGATCCCGACTTTGATCATCTTCAAGGGCGGCCAGCCCGTCGACACCATCCACGGGGCTGTCCCGCGACGTATGATTGTGGAACGGATCGAAGCACAGATCGGGGCGTAA
- a CDS encoding glycosyltransferase family 4 protein: MPQTITENLGTTNVITSPHRAPQLSGKSYYHRRVAMVLNSFIFGGVEEHSLLLSSRLLDYGYDPVVIYKETPELESLTDRLDRLMVKRLSHDTLGQGALTQMRSAWALSRALRSLHIDLLHVQLVSYYGGRVPLLAGMLAGVPTVVTHHLAPASSPGKGRRLLRFPFLAKTARFIAVSEENRGLQVRNIGLPAAKTVCVPNGIVVDDNPRDRRDAHDRLCDLIGAPRSASLVGAVGRLTEQKGLHWLLASAPEILRRCPDAYFVFIGNGELLEDLRKQAADLGVGGRVFWLGFRADAKELLPGLDVLAMPSLYEGLPMVLLEAMAAGTPVVAHAVSGIPEVITHGTNGFLTKVGDVEDFAGRIASLLSDPAAAYRIGAEARARVMESYSVETMARRTAALYDQVIDQKR, translated from the coding sequence ATGCCGCAAACTATCACCGAGAACCTGGGAACTACGAACGTGATCACGTCCCCCCACCGCGCGCCGCAGCTCAGCGGCAAATCGTATTATCATCGGCGCGTCGCGATGGTGCTGAATAGCTTCATCTTCGGCGGGGTCGAAGAACATTCGTTACTGCTCAGCAGCCGCCTTCTCGATTACGGGTACGACCCGGTGGTGATCTATAAAGAAACCCCCGAACTGGAGTCTCTCACGGATCGGCTGGATCGCTTGATGGTAAAGCGGTTATCACACGACACTCTCGGTCAGGGCGCCCTGACGCAGATGCGCTCCGCCTGGGCGCTTTCCCGCGCGCTGCGCAGCCTGCATATCGATCTTCTCCACGTCCAGCTGGTCAGTTATTACGGAGGTCGCGTCCCGCTCCTCGCCGGAATGCTCGCGGGCGTCCCGACAGTCGTCACGCATCACCTTGCTCCGGCGTCTTCCCCGGGAAAAGGGCGCCGGCTGCTGAGATTTCCGTTTCTTGCGAAGACCGCCCGATTTATTGCCGTGTCCGAAGAGAATCGAGGGCTTCAAGTACGGAACATCGGATTACCGGCGGCGAAGACCGTTTGTGTCCCAAACGGGATTGTCGTCGATGACAATCCCCGCGACCGCCGGGACGCTCACGATCGCCTCTGTGACTTGATCGGAGCGCCGAGAAGCGCGTCCCTTGTCGGCGCCGTCGGCCGTTTGACGGAACAAAAAGGACTGCATTGGCTTCTCGCCTCGGCGCCGGAGATTTTGCGGCGCTGTCCAGACGCGTACTTTGTGTTCATTGGAAATGGCGAATTGCTGGAGGATCTGCGCAAGCAGGCCGCCGATCTTGGCGTGGGCGGCCGCGTTTTCTGGCTGGGATTTCGGGCGGATGCGAAGGAGCTATTGCCGGGACTGGATGTCCTGGCGATGCCGTCCCTGTATGAAGGCTTGCCGATGGTTCTCCTGGAGGCGATGGCGGCGGGAACGCCGGTCGTGGCGCACGCGGTCAGCGGCATCCCGGAAGTCATCACTCATGGGACGAACGGTTTTCTGACGAAAGTCGGCGATGTGGAAGATTTTGCAGGCCGGATCGCGTCCCTGCTGAGCGACCCCGCAGCCGCGTATCGGATCGGCGCGGAGGCGCGCGCACGCGTCATGGAGAGCTATTCCGTGGAAACGATGGCTCGGCGGACGGCGGCGCTTTACGATCAGGTGATCGATCAAAAGCGATAG
- a CDS encoding APC family permease produces MTQQTPRTQAAPAPPEGSIETSWDFPGWGTAETITDLGSEPVQVTHLDSGDAHKLGMWRSTAICGNDITSSCLYVTAIAAFYAGPYAPIALALVAAVLYLYRNVYAEVGTALPLNGGAYNVLLNTTTKGQASLAACLTILSYIATAVLSADAAMHYAHNLYGGLPIILATIGLLGLFALLNIFGITESATVALVIFLFHILTLIVLVFAVLPAAWAHREILAQNWSHPMPGGAMKAIFFGFSAAMLGISGFESSANFIEEQKPGVFPKTLRNMWGIVAVFNPIISVLALTLLPLAAITARPEDLLAHMGLVGSGVWLQKWVSIDAVLVLSGAVLTSYVGVTGLVRRMSLDRCLPQILLRENHWRHTNHWIILGFFALCASILAVSRGDLLMLGGVYTIAFLSVMSLFAVGNILLKLKRGRLPREIRASWFAVLLALASTCTALLGNVLIKPAYVRVFLFYFLSAAAVVGLMFIRVQLLRLILAASESFLERRGESNNKFSHWIMAQIQEINGRAVIFFAEDDTLPMLNHAAIYVLENEQNKRLRVVHTYVHESDIPQDLAKNIALIDHIYPELRIDLLLVQGEFGPQLIERLARRLGVPKNYMFIGTPSNRFPHSLASLGGVRLIM; encoded by the coding sequence ATGACACAGCAGACACCCCGCACGCAAGCCGCCCCGGCGCCTCCGGAAGGATCGATCGAAACGTCCTGGGACTTCCCCGGCTGGGGAACGGCGGAAACCATCACGGATCTGGGCTCCGAACCGGTCCAGGTGACGCATCTGGATTCGGGGGACGCGCATAAGCTGGGCATGTGGCGCTCGACGGCGATTTGCGGCAACGACATCACGTCGAGCTGTCTCTATGTCACCGCCATCGCCGCATTCTACGCCGGCCCTTACGCGCCCATCGCGCTCGCCCTTGTCGCCGCCGTGCTTTATCTCTACCGGAACGTTTACGCCGAGGTCGGCACGGCGCTGCCGCTGAACGGCGGCGCATACAATGTCCTGCTCAACACCACCACCAAGGGACAGGCGTCCCTCGCCGCATGTCTGACCATCCTTTCGTATATCGCGACGGCCGTTCTCAGCGCGGACGCGGCCATGCATTACGCGCATAACCTCTATGGCGGCCTGCCGATTATTCTGGCGACGATCGGCCTGCTCGGCCTCTTCGCGCTGCTCAATATCTTCGGCATCACGGAATCGGCCACCGTGGCTCTCGTGATTTTTCTGTTCCACATCCTGACTCTGATCGTGCTGGTCTTCGCCGTGCTGCCGGCCGCCTGGGCGCATCGGGAGATCCTCGCTCAGAACTGGAGCCACCCAATGCCCGGAGGCGCGATGAAGGCGATCTTCTTCGGTTTCTCGGCGGCGATGCTCGGGATCAGCGGCTTTGAAAGCTCGGCAAACTTCATTGAGGAGCAGAAGCCGGGCGTCTTCCCCAAGACGCTGCGCAACATGTGGGGTATCGTCGCCGTTTTCAATCCCATTATCAGCGTCCTCGCGCTGACCTTGCTGCCGCTGGCCGCGATCACGGCGCGTCCGGAGGACCTGCTGGCGCACATGGGGCTGGTGGGATCGGGCGTCTGGCTGCAAAAGTGGGTGAGCATCGACGCCGTGCTGGTCCTCTCGGGCGCGGTGCTCACGAGCTACGTGGGCGTAACGGGTTTGGTGCGGCGCATGAGTCTGGACCGCTGCCTCCCGCAGATCCTGCTGCGCGAGAACCATTGGCGGCACACCAACCACTGGATCATTCTGGGGTTCTTCGCCCTCTGCGCCTCGATCCTGGCCGTGTCGCGCGGCGATCTGCTGATGCTGGGCGGAGTCTACACCATCGCCTTCCTGAGCGTCATGAGCCTCTTTGCGGTCGGCAATATCCTGCTCAAGCTCAAGCGAGGACGTCTGCCGCGCGAGATCCGCGCTTCCTGGTTCGCCGTGCTGCTGGCGCTGGCCTCGACGTGCACGGCGCTCCTGGGCAATGTCCTGATCAAGCCGGCCTATGTGCGCGTCTTCCTGTTCTACTTCCTCTCGGCGGCGGCAGTCGTGGGCTTGATGTTCATCCGCGTGCAGTTGCTGCGCTTGATCCTGGCGGCGTCGGAGTCGTTTCTGGAGCGTCGCGGGGAGAGCAACAACAAGTTCAGCCACTGGATCATGGCGCAAATCCAGGAGATCAATGGGCGCGCGGTGATCTTTTTCGCCGAGGACGACACCCTTCCCATGCTCAACCACGCCGCCATTTACGTGCTGGAAAACGAGCAGAATAAGCGGCTGCGCGTGGTCCACACATATGTCCACGAAAGCGATATTCCGCAGGACCTCGCCAAAAACATCGCGCTCATCGACCATATCTACCCGGAGCTTCGCATCGACTTACTGCTCGTCCAGGGCGAGTTCGGCCCGCAATTGATCGAGCGGCTCGCGCGACGCCTGGGAGTGCCGAAGAACTATATGTTCATCGGCACCCCCAGCAATCGGTTTCCGCATAGCCTCGCGTCGCTCGGCGGCGTCCGTCTCATCATGTAA
- a CDS encoding DUF2917 domain-containing protein, translating to MTKHHLYYDVVPVRSTRSPGQSFKELLRQSLFSAQDTSLETTAAHVTLWLERGECVSLKAGRPFQLECSEGEAWVTVEGDARDYRLTPRAGVSIPGGARVVAQALADSRIAIQSQRQI from the coding sequence GTGACCAAGCATCACCTCTATTATGACGTCGTCCCGGTTCGATCCACGAGATCGCCGGGCCAATCATTCAAAGAACTATTGCGTCAATCACTATTCAGCGCACAAGACACGTCTCTGGAGACCACGGCGGCGCATGTGACGCTGTGGCTGGAGCGCGGCGAATGCGTCAGTCTCAAAGCGGGGCGACCGTTCCAGCTCGAATGCAGCGAGGGGGAGGCGTGGGTGACGGTCGAAGGCGACGCGCGGGACTATCGGCTGACGCCCCGCGCCGGCGTCTCCATCCCCGGCGGCGCGCGCGTGGTGGCGCAGGCGCTCGCCGACAGCCGGATTGCCATTCAATCCCAGCGCCAGATATAA
- a CDS encoding ATP-binding protein yields MVIPISRSQNQLPALILFCGVLATLLGVTVLIGWHTHNLTLLKIYPSFVAMAYNTALGFLLSGIALIAGVFEKRRITLACGVLLTLIGGLTIAEYLFGVNLGVDELLMRSYVRSGILHFGRMAIATASCFTAFGVAQTVWALRRGAYPPIFLALIGATVTALGAVAFTGYFIGVTEAYRWGQFTRMAVHTSLGFIVLGAGALCEAWLAEVRRGVSRPHWLPFVATIFGSAASVSLWQALVVDQSGNLAIIHQYSQAHPGLGQYVQAQSRLPYEALAGGVLVSCLLGWSVYLAQRASERAEMLSKAGEELEHRVQERTEDLDRTNQALQEVLTCVSNGRLKLCLTEAALPPSRSIVSSSVELSRTSGLKALRDLARQAALEASLPVERIDDLVTAVSEASMNAVVHGGGGHGEVRLSTDDRIQVWVRDFGSGITLDHLPRATLERGYTTAGTLGHGFWLMLSTVDHLFLLTGPAGTTLVLEQGKEEPLPPWLLQQINDNPPALAA; encoded by the coding sequence ATGGTAATTCCGATCTCTCGCAGCCAAAACCAGCTGCCTGCCCTCATTCTCTTTTGCGGCGTGCTCGCGACTTTGCTCGGCGTGACGGTTCTGATTGGGTGGCATACCCACAATCTGACCCTGCTGAAGATCTACCCGTCGTTTGTCGCCATGGCGTACAACACGGCGCTGGGCTTTCTGCTCAGCGGAATCGCGCTGATCGCCGGTGTTTTTGAAAAGCGGCGCATAACGCTGGCGTGCGGCGTTCTCCTGACTCTGATTGGGGGGCTGACCATCGCCGAATATCTCTTCGGGGTCAATCTCGGCGTCGACGAATTGCTGATGCGCTCGTATGTGCGCTCCGGAATCCTGCACTTCGGGCGCATGGCGATCGCGACGGCGTCGTGCTTCACGGCGTTTGGCGTGGCGCAGACCGTGTGGGCTTTGCGCCGCGGAGCTTATCCGCCGATCTTCCTGGCGCTCATCGGCGCGACGGTCACGGCCCTCGGCGCGGTGGCGTTCACGGGATACTTTATCGGCGTCACGGAAGCGTACCGATGGGGCCAGTTCACCCGCATGGCCGTCCACACCTCGCTTGGCTTCATCGTGCTGGGGGCCGGCGCGCTCTGCGAGGCATGGCTGGCCGAGGTTCGGCGCGGCGTGAGCCGTCCACACTGGCTGCCGTTCGTCGCAACGATCTTCGGCTCGGCGGCGTCGGTGAGCCTCTGGCAGGCGCTGGTGGTGGATCAGAGCGGGAATCTGGCGATCATCCACCAGTACTCGCAGGCGCACCCGGGGCTTGGGCAATATGTCCAGGCGCAGTCACGGCTTCCCTACGAAGCGCTGGCGGGCGGAGTTCTGGTTTCGTGCCTGCTGGGGTGGAGCGTTTATCTGGCGCAGCGAGCGTCGGAGCGGGCGGAGATGCTGTCGAAGGCGGGCGAAGAGCTGGAGCACCGGGTGCAGGAGCGGACCGAGGATCTCGATCGCACCAATCAAGCGCTTCAGGAGGTGCTGACGTGTGTCAGCAACGGACGCCTTAAGCTTTGCCTCACGGAGGCGGCGCTGCCGCCGTCCCGCAGCATTGTGAGCAGCAGCGTGGAGTTGTCCCGCACCAGCGGCCTGAAGGCGCTGCGTGATCTGGCGCGGCAAGCGGCTCTGGAGGCGAGCCTTCCTGTCGAGCGGATCGACGATCTGGTCACGGCGGTCTCGGAAGCCTCCATGAACGCCGTCGTTCACGGCGGCGGCGGCCACGGCGAAGTCCGGCTCAGCACGGACGACCGGATCCAGGTCTGGGTCCGCGACTTCGGATCGGGCATCACCCTCGACCACCTGCCGCGCGCTACTCTGGAGCGCGGCTACACCACCGCCGGCACGCTCGGCCACGGCTTCTGGCTGATGCTGAGCACCGTGGACCATCTCTTCCTTCTCACCGGTCCCGCAGGAACAACGCTTGTGTTAGAGCAGGGCAAGGAAGAACCGCTGCCGCCCTGGCTGCTCCAGCAGATCAACGACAACCCGCCCGCGCTCGCGGCGTAG
- a CDS encoding BON domain-containing protein → MVRKPWIRIAALAAAGATLAMTGATLAGCSHAIEGASEDANKNAAVVTTAAQDAAAKAKQQADQAATTVVQKTDQAGAKVSAATDTAAQKVVTATDQATAAVKDAPKEVDAALLVTPQVKTAIIRDVLLNDVRNEINVDTAHRVVHLKGHVVTQRMKDRAGDVAQDAIRKDYAGYTVSNELAVTAETN, encoded by the coding sequence ATGGTGCGGAAGCCATGGATACGGATCGCGGCGCTTGCGGCGGCGGGAGCGACGCTGGCGATGACGGGCGCGACGCTTGCGGGATGCTCGCACGCGATCGAGGGCGCTTCGGAAGACGCGAACAAAAACGCCGCCGTGGTGACGACGGCGGCTCAGGACGCCGCCGCGAAGGCGAAGCAGCAGGCGGACCAGGCGGCGACAACGGTCGTTCAGAAGACCGATCAAGCCGGCGCCAAGGTTTCGGCGGCGACCGACACCGCCGCGCAGAAGGTCGTGACCGCCACGGATCAGGCGACGGCGGCGGTGAAGGACGCGCCCAAGGAAGTGGACGCCGCGCTCCTCGTGACCCCGCAGGTCAAGACGGCGATCATTCGCGATGTCCTGCTCAACGATGTCCGCAATGAAATCAACGTGGACACGGCGCACCGCGTGGTGCATCTCAAAGGCCATGTCGTCACTCAGCGCATGAAGGACCGGGCGGGCGACGTGGCGCAGGACGCGATCCGTAAAGACTACGCCGGCTACACGGTCAGCAATGAACTTGCCGTGACGGCCGAGACGAATTAA